In the genome of Roseiconus lacunae, the window TGCTTGGCAATGTCATACTTCAACCCATCGCCTTGAGGAACCTGTTTGATCGGGACGCCAATAAACAGAATGGAATATGGTTCATAACCGAAGGCTTCAAGGTTGGTTTTATTACATCGCACCAAGAAACGGTCGCCACTTCGCCCGACGGTAAAATATTCCAGGTGAATTTTCACGCAATTTTCGAGTAGAAACGCGTCGGTCTGGCGTGACAATTCAAGTGTCGAGTCCTCGACGATTTCGTCACTGTGTTTGCCGACGGGCAACTCATCACAATGTGAAAAGAACTCGCGATAGGCAGCGTTAACGCAAGTGATCGTGCGTTTCTTGCTTTTGAGGACCACCGGGATCGAGAATTGGTCTAGATCAGGCGCAACGGATCGGTCGCCATCGAACCACTGAACGACATAGTGTTCAACAGCTTCGACCGTCGCCGAAAACTGATGGTACCCACTGCGGATCTTATCGCGCCACACCGCACTCCCCTTTGATTAGGCATTGATCGGACTCAG includes:
- a CDS encoding helix-turn-helix transcriptional regulator; the protein is MWRDKIRSGYHQFSATVEAVEHYVVQWFDGDRSVAPDLDQFSIPVVLKSKKRTITCVNAAYREFFSHCDELPVGKHSDEIVEDSTLELSRQTDAFLLENCVKIHLEYFTVGRSGDRFLVRCNKTNLEAFGYEPYSILFIGVPIKQVPQGDGLKYDIAKQFAIYQQLSSTQKRICALCALGETTRATARALGVSTKTIEKHRQRALVQLGLDRPVEIVQLLVRFEERGLIKDLSKSE